The following proteins are co-located in the Gammaproteobacteria bacterium genome:
- the sctJ gene encoding type III secretion inner membrane ring lipoprotein SctJ: MSPTVLRKVYSSCSASKADEVPVKAHARLALIVAVLMLGACKESPLYSELTEQQANEIEAVLLASGINTDKSRAEGGDGWAVSVAKSDLPRAMRLLRARGLPQAERASIGEVFEKKGFVSSPLEERARYLYALSEEMSQTLMQIDGVVSARVHIALPEKDLLSNTEESASASVVIIQEPGTELGTRETDIKAIVTDGIEGLDDVNRVTVKFFDRGPPTDDAEIIPTSVNSSQRLQASLGSGGLVVMLLCGVAVFAIALWQWFRRRRDGDVESPEGRA, translated from the coding sequence ATGTCGCCAACCGTACTTCGGAAGGTGTACAGCAGCTGTTCCGCCAGCAAAGCTGACGAGGTGCCCGTGAAGGCTCACGCAAGGCTGGCGCTGATCGTTGCGGTGCTGATGCTCGGCGCCTGCAAGGAATCTCCGCTGTATTCGGAGCTGACCGAGCAACAGGCCAACGAGATCGAGGCGGTGTTGCTGGCGTCCGGCATCAATACCGACAAAAGCCGGGCCGAAGGCGGCGACGGCTGGGCCGTCTCGGTCGCCAAGTCGGACCTGCCGCGCGCGATGCGCCTGCTGCGCGCGCGCGGTCTGCCGCAGGCCGAACGCGCTTCGATCGGCGAGGTGTTCGAGAAGAAGGGCTTTGTGTCCTCGCCGCTGGAGGAGCGGGCGCGCTACCTGTACGCGCTGTCGGAGGAGATGTCGCAAACCCTGATGCAGATCGACGGCGTGGTCTCGGCCCGTGTGCACATCGCGCTGCCGGAAAAGGATTTGCTGTCGAATACCGAGGAGTCGGCCTCGGCCTCGGTGGTGATCATTCAGGAACCGGGCACCGAACTCGGTACCCGCGAAACCGACATCAAGGCGATCGTCACCGACGGCATCGAAGGTTTGGACGACGTCAACCGTGTCACCGTCAAGTTCTTCGATCGCGGTCCGCCGACCGACGATGCGGAAATCATCCCGACATCCGTGAACTCCTCGCAGCGGCTGCAAGCCAGCCTCGGCAGCGGCGGGCTGGTGGTGATGCTGCTGTGCGGCGTGGCGGTGTTCGCGATCGCGCTGTGGCAGTGGTTCCGGCGGCGGCGCGACGGCGATGTCGAATCGCCGGAAGGGCGGGCCTGA